A window from Polaromonas naphthalenivorans CJ2 encodes these proteins:
- a CDS encoding DUF4258 domain-containing protein — protein MFNSITSLPPPLFPLSLTNHAAIRMQQRGISRAALQAVLDFGRRIHAKGLTFYVVGRKEVALYADRGVNLANFEGLQVLVAADGAVVTTYRSRDLHAIKVQARGRPSKQHH, from the coding sequence ATGTTCAACAGCATCACGTCACTTCCTCCGCCTTTGTTCCCCTTGAGCCTCACGAACCACGCGGCCATTCGCATGCAGCAGCGCGGTATCAGCAGGGCAGCATTGCAGGCGGTCCTGGACTTTGGGCGCCGCATACATGCCAAAGGGCTGACCTTCTATGTGGTGGGGCGCAAGGAAGTGGCTCTTTATGCCGATCGTGGTGTGAACCTGGCCAATTTCGAGGGGCTGCAGGTGCTGGTCGCGGCTGACGGGGCGGTAGTCACCACATACCGCAGCCGCGATCTGCATGCCATCAAGGTGCAGGCACGCGGTCGCCCTTCCAAACAGCATCACTAA
- a CDS encoding vWA domain-containing protein — translation MKSAPSDSAKTTPAATRLKAFAAPQARPLPVIVLADVSGSMSENGKIDALNVALKEMILSFGKESGLRAEIQVGLITFGGREAHEHLPLVAAKVIGGVEAFKANGGTPMGSAFALARKLLEDKEQIPSRAYRPVLILVSDGAPTDAWEAPLADLKASERGQKATRFAMAIGADADLDMLAQFPNDREAPVFKTHEARDIGRFFRAVTMSVVSRSTSAAPDQPVTLDMEDGLTDDLDLDTL, via the coding sequence ATGAAATCCGCACCGTCAGATTCAGCGAAAACCACGCCAGCCGCAACCCGGCTTAAAGCCTTTGCCGCACCGCAGGCACGTCCGCTGCCCGTTATCGTGCTGGCCGATGTGAGCGGCAGCATGAGTGAAAACGGCAAGATCGATGCCCTGAATGTGGCCCTGAAGGAGATGATTCTCAGTTTTGGCAAGGAGTCTGGTCTTCGCGCCGAGATTCAGGTCGGCTTGATTACCTTTGGCGGGCGTGAAGCACACGAGCACCTGCCGCTGGTAGCAGCGAAAGTTATCGGCGGTGTGGAAGCGTTCAAGGCCAATGGGGGTACGCCGATGGGCTCGGCTTTTGCGCTTGCGCGCAAGCTGCTCGAAGACAAGGAGCAGATTCCGTCACGCGCCTACCGGCCGGTCTTGATCCTCGTCTCAGATGGTGCACCGACCGATGCCTGGGAGGCACCCCTGGCAGACCTGAAGGCCAGCGAGCGGGGCCAGAAAGCCACGCGCTTTGCCATGGCCATTGGCGCCGATGCCGATCTGGACATGCTGGCCCAGTTCCCCAATGACAGAGAAGCCCCCGTGTTTAAAACCCACGAAGCACGAGACATCGGGCGCTTTTTTCGCGCCGTCACGATGAGTGTGGTGTCTCGCTCCACCAGTGCCGCGCCGGATCAGCCGGTGACGCTGGATATGGAGGATGGCTTGACGGACGATCTCGATCTGGACACGCTGTAA
- a CDS encoding PP2C family serine/threonine-protein phosphatase: protein MLRAAGACVTGPAHLSDGQDGQDALALRGWRGGWIAAVADGLGSRTNSRTGARLAVQAAQQVARQLPLQAGAWRDVPAREVATRIYRRWLATVPWTEKSSAATTLLLLACDAQGYARIWQIGDGLVLCRLRGEVQVITPERTGFGNQTRALGVQRAWSDWNTASFRLEKPDDLVMLMTDGVADDLPAPTLDGFTAVVHRELAQRSRRQARRWLTHELTHWATPQHADDKTVAVVFKDK, encoded by the coding sequence GTGTTGCGTGCTGCAGGGGCGTGTGTCACCGGGCCGGCCCACCTGAGCGACGGGCAAGACGGGCAGGACGCCCTTGCGCTGCGGGGATGGCGTGGCGGCTGGATCGCGGCGGTGGCCGATGGTTTGGGGTCACGCACCAACAGCAGGACAGGTGCCCGGCTGGCCGTGCAGGCTGCCCAGCAGGTCGCTCGGCAGTTGCCATTACAGGCAGGCGCCTGGCGCGACGTACCAGCTCGGGAAGTGGCTACTCGCATCTATCGTCGCTGGCTGGCCACTGTGCCCTGGACGGAAAAATCAAGCGCGGCCACGACGCTGCTACTGCTGGCCTGTGATGCGCAAGGATACGCGCGCATCTGGCAGATCGGCGATGGCCTGGTGCTGTGCCGCCTCCGGGGGGAAGTGCAGGTGATCACACCGGAGCGCACGGGGTTTGGCAACCAGACCCGGGCGCTGGGGGTCCAGCGTGCCTGGTCGGACTGGAACACAGCCAGCTTCAGGCTGGAAAAACCGGATGACCTGGTGATGCTGATGACCGATGGCGTGGCTGATGATTTGCCAGCGCCAACGCTGGACGGTTTTACCGCCGTGGTGCATCGCGAGCTGGCGCAGCGCAGCCGGCGCCAGGCTCGCCGGTGGCTGACGCACGAGCTGACACATTGGGCCACGCCGCAGCACGCCGATGACAAAACGGTGGCCGTGGTATTCAAGGATAAATAA
- a CDS encoding protein kinase domain-containing protein, whose protein sequence is MNTSNNKNQGSAVKKQRVQDDRGTVYELSEKLAEGGQGVVLRTRHDSRLLVKVSKWPDSDPRTQAWQRQIQVVHRMPIVENELPIAMPMALIVKPRAGYVMELMEGLVPLEDLLIQAQEAFNQGNGLQGFVASGGLDRRLRLLARLARVMAKVHGLAIAHGDLSPKNVFVSSSHEHAQVWLIDCDNLSYAVRNSSLQLYTPDYGAPELLRGEAGISTYTDVWSFAVMAFQLLAALHPLKGGEMVDQDSELETPALRGELPWVDHPDDERNRASMGVSRDLVCTPALQQLFDRCFRVGLINAEERPVMSEWAEVLEAAAAQQVLCSTASEGCGSTFLWNAALVCPFCDTRHAAGTALRLSHFVVAPLSELGEDAKPPDRWIPTYFHQVIALQPVELRAAPPGTANYSESELVATVWIDGDELVMRPASGANVLFQASGSSKLVPVPRRFSLPRNSVPHALHFGGSAHIHDAWRFKW, encoded by the coding sequence ATGAACACAAGCAATAACAAAAATCAGGGCAGCGCGGTCAAGAAACAACGCGTGCAGGACGACCGGGGCACGGTGTACGAATTGAGTGAAAAGCTGGCAGAAGGCGGGCAAGGTGTCGTTTTGCGTACCCGACACGACAGCCGCCTGCTCGTCAAAGTCAGCAAATGGCCTGACAGCGATCCACGCACCCAGGCCTGGCAGCGCCAGATCCAAGTGGTGCATCGCATGCCCATTGTTGAAAATGAACTGCCCATTGCCATGCCCATGGCACTCATCGTCAAGCCGCGAGCGGGTTATGTGATGGAGTTGATGGAAGGCTTGGTGCCTTTGGAAGATCTTTTGATCCAGGCGCAGGAGGCTTTTAACCAAGGCAACGGCTTGCAGGGCTTCGTGGCATCGGGCGGGCTGGACCGCAGGCTGAGACTGCTGGCACGCCTTGCCAGAGTGATGGCCAAAGTGCATGGACTGGCCATTGCCCATGGGGATCTTTCCCCAAAAAACGTATTTGTCTCCAGTTCCCATGAGCATGCCCAGGTGTGGCTGATTGACTGCGACAACCTGAGCTACGCGGTGCGCAACAGCAGCTTGCAGCTCTACACCCCCGACTACGGTGCGCCTGAACTCCTGCGGGGAGAAGCGGGCATCAGCACCTACACCGATGTCTGGAGCTTTGCAGTGATGGCCTTTCAATTGCTGGCGGCGCTTCACCCCCTCAAGGGTGGCGAAATGGTGGATCAGGACAGCGAGCTGGAGACGCCGGCATTGCGAGGTGAACTGCCCTGGGTGGATCATCCGGACGATGAACGCAACCGGGCCTCCATGGGCGTTTCTCGCGATCTGGTTTGCACCCCGGCGCTTCAGCAGTTGTTTGACCGCTGTTTTCGTGTCGGTCTGATCAACGCTGAAGAGCGTCCCGTGATGTCCGAATGGGCCGAGGTGCTCGAAGCTGCCGCTGCGCAGCAGGTGCTTTGCAGTACGGCCAGTGAGGGCTGTGGCAGCACTTTCCTGTGGAACGCAGCGCTGGTTTGCCCGTTCTGCGACACCCGGCATGCAGCCGGCACGGCTCTGCGCCTGAGCCACTTTGTGGTGGCGCCGCTCAGCGAGCTGGGTGAGGATGCCAAGCCGCCAGATCGCTGGATACCAACTTATTTCCATCAGGTCATTGCACTGCAGCCAGTCGAGCTGAGGGCGGCTCCTCCGGGAACCGCAAATTATTCAGAGAGCGAACTTGTCGCAACAGTCTGGATCGATGGTGATGAATTGGTGATGCGGCCTGCCAGCGGTGCCAATGTGCTGTTTCAGGCGTCTGGCAGTTCCAAGCTCGTGCCTGTGCCCAGACGTTTCTCACTGCCACGCAATTCGGTTCCGCATGCCTTGCATTTCGGCGGGTCAGCACACATTCATGACGCCTGGCGTTTCAAGTGGTGA
- a CDS encoding DEAD/DEAH box helicase, which translates to MKLQETPFMLKDLLGARVTARDFDPTQWQVGQEVVLRLRQDELLLRQNDQVTALALTSESGSMDFHAQNLDALWLLVRVKPGMVWLQCLVPMQTCQCEPGLDFGADQRTADSLHQQQLIGQPDIAEAMRWLMEEFVCTTEDGSSSRVFMAIHARQDQRQMQLVGRRYVVDLKRDAEQALWVERIAKRRRESDEPFALLNGHNRFVDASQGMQAQTGAQRAILDAAVNSFGTYLELWHLYGQKEWDKDVQRASELKALRYSACQPASEEGGGWRLSVQRDELKEFSQRWRTLAGDDDQLEIDEDAPDWSSEHYTDLSVRDKRRLFRGKPQWRAEHLILEGESGTRPPQAGYVYLSLAGNRTQQERRQHARRAIEAGLGVPALRNLLQDLPTPTQRPSRLPGLTVYARQSFKSGRATDKQEEAIRVALNTPDVALIIGPPGTGKTQVIAALERRLAELNEGQVIAQEVLISSFQHDAVENALDRTDVYGLPAVKVGRSSRQEGVDPVQAWCHKHEVILDKRLDELSSQEPTQALLQQLGKLLNSLLILGTPSSRREESFLALEGLLARLATEARIRPSSRWQTDWEAYREHAADQPTSGHDLMPGRRRQLTRLVRGLRTLASSFEDDGPQRARIALGLLQEVPGLLTQQDKALLQRASSLNAVEPTLLAELAVLRDQLLDRLRPDSRSATVRSQFDASTLALLQRLHTELADKVAATRHHQYGVLERYRDAFRSHPGWVRKAIENYSSIVGATCQQSASRQMSELKNTAGDSMAGMQFTSVVIDEAARANPLDLFIPMALAKRRIVLVGDHRQLPHLLDTDIEEDIRAERGDQVHSNTYKDSLFERLWRQFKQREAADGFSRVVMLDTQFRMHPRLGDFVSQQFYENAGLGKVHSGRKAEDFIAEVPGFGGAVCAWRDVSAEAGREESHGTSRRRRPEAKQVAREVQRLLTVLQQDMSVGVITFYAAQRDCIFEELAGLGISEKGEGGWRVRPEHAANVQCAERLRIGTVDAFQGKEFDVVVLSVVRSNPLPLGLREEADSEEAYEKPASRKYGHLRTSNRLNVAMSRQRRLLVAVGDQAMFSGKAACQAVPEMNAFLELCQQEAQHVSA; encoded by the coding sequence ATGAAACTTCAGGAAACTCCTTTCATGCTCAAGGACCTGCTCGGCGCCCGCGTGACGGCCAGGGATTTCGACCCGACCCAGTGGCAAGTCGGCCAGGAAGTGGTGCTGCGGCTGCGACAGGACGAATTGCTGCTACGGCAAAACGATCAGGTGACGGCCCTGGCACTGACATCGGAGTCTGGATCGATGGACTTTCATGCCCAGAACCTCGATGCCTTGTGGCTGCTGGTGCGTGTCAAGCCCGGCATGGTCTGGCTTCAATGCCTGGTGCCGATGCAGACCTGCCAGTGCGAGCCTGGCTTGGACTTCGGTGCGGATCAACGCACGGCAGACAGCCTGCATCAGCAGCAGCTCATCGGGCAGCCCGACATCGCCGAAGCAATGCGCTGGCTGATGGAGGAATTTGTCTGCACGACAGAAGATGGCTCGTCCAGCCGCGTGTTCATGGCCATCCATGCTCGGCAGGATCAGCGGCAGATGCAATTGGTCGGGCGCCGTTACGTGGTGGACTTGAAGCGCGATGCCGAGCAGGCGCTCTGGGTGGAGCGCATTGCTAAGCGTCGACGTGAAAGTGACGAACCTTTTGCCCTGCTCAACGGCCATAACCGATTCGTCGATGCCAGCCAGGGCATGCAGGCGCAAACCGGTGCGCAGCGGGCAATACTCGATGCAGCAGTCAACAGTTTCGGCACTTATTTGGAACTATGGCATCTCTACGGCCAGAAAGAATGGGACAAGGATGTGCAGCGAGCATCCGAGCTCAAGGCGTTGCGCTACAGCGCCTGCCAGCCTGCCAGCGAGGAAGGCGGCGGATGGCGGCTGAGCGTGCAGCGTGATGAATTGAAAGAGTTTTCCCAGCGTTGGCGCACTCTGGCTGGTGATGATGACCAGCTTGAAATCGATGAAGACGCGCCGGACTGGAGCAGCGAGCATTACACCGATCTGAGTGTGCGCGACAAGCGGCGCCTGTTTCGCGGCAAACCGCAGTGGCGTGCCGAGCACCTGATTCTGGAGGGAGAATCCGGAACACGACCGCCACAGGCTGGGTACGTGTACCTGTCGCTGGCGGGAAACCGCACGCAGCAGGAACGGCGCCAGCATGCACGGCGCGCCATCGAGGCCGGGCTGGGCGTACCGGCCCTGCGCAATCTTCTGCAGGACTTGCCCACGCCAACCCAGCGCCCATCTCGTCTTCCGGGACTCACTGTCTACGCACGCCAGAGTTTTAAGAGCGGCCGTGCCACGGACAAGCAGGAAGAAGCGATCCGCGTGGCGCTGAACACACCGGACGTCGCGCTGATCATCGGCCCGCCAGGCACGGGCAAGACCCAGGTGATCGCGGCACTGGAGCGAAGACTCGCTGAACTCAATGAGGGTCAGGTGATTGCGCAAGAAGTGCTAATTTCCAGCTTTCAGCATGATGCCGTCGAAAACGCGTTGGACCGCACCGATGTCTACGGTCTGCCAGCGGTGAAAGTAGGGCGATCGAGCCGACAAGAAGGAGTCGACCCAGTACAGGCGTGGTGTCACAAACACGAGGTGATTCTCGATAAACGCCTCGATGAACTTAGTAGCCAGGAGCCCACGCAGGCCCTTTTGCAGCAATTGGGCAAACTGCTCAACAGTCTGCTGATCCTGGGCACGCCTTCATCTCGGCGCGAGGAATCCTTTCTGGCCTTGGAAGGCTTGCTGGCCCGACTCGCGACCGAGGCCCGCATCCGGCCATCATCGCGCTGGCAGACGGACTGGGAGGCATACCGCGAGCATGCAGCCGACCAGCCGACCAGCGGTCACGACCTGATGCCGGGGCGGCGCAGGCAGTTGACGCGCCTGGTGCGCGGATTGCGCACCCTGGCGAGCTCGTTCGAAGACGATGGGCCGCAGCGCGCCCGCATTGCACTGGGGCTGCTCCAGGAAGTGCCTGGCCTGCTGACCCAGCAAGACAAGGCGCTGCTGCAACGTGCCTCCAGCCTGAACGCCGTGGAGCCAACACTGCTGGCAGAACTTGCCGTCCTGCGTGACCAGTTGCTCGATCGGCTGCGCCCTGACTCGCGTTCTGCGACTGTTCGTTCGCAGTTCGACGCATCAACTCTCGCGCTGCTGCAACGCTTGCACACAGAACTGGCTGACAAGGTGGCGGCCACGCGCCACCATCAGTACGGGGTACTGGAACGCTACCGAGATGCCTTTCGTTCCCACCCAGGCTGGGTGCGCAAGGCGATCGAAAACTACAGCAGCATCGTGGGGGCCACCTGCCAGCAGTCAGCCAGCCGCCAGATGAGCGAGCTGAAAAATACGGCTGGCGACTCCATGGCCGGCATGCAGTTCACCAGCGTGGTGATCGACGAGGCGGCCAGGGCCAATCCACTGGATCTGTTTATTCCGATGGCTTTGGCCAAGCGACGCATCGTGCTGGTGGGGGACCACCGCCAGCTCCCGCACCTGCTCGATACGGACATCGAGGAAGACATCCGTGCCGAGCGGGGCGATCAGGTGCACAGCAACACCTACAAGGACAGCTTGTTTGAGCGCCTGTGGCGCCAGTTCAAGCAGCGCGAAGCGGCCGATGGTTTTTCGCGTGTGGTGATGCTCGACACCCAGTTTCGCATGCATCCCAGGCTGGGAGATTTCGTCAGTCAGCAGTTCTACGAGAACGCCGGCTTGGGCAAAGTGCACTCTGGGCGCAAAGCCGAAGACTTCATCGCAGAAGTACCTGGCTTTGGCGGGGCCGTGTGTGCCTGGAGGGATGTGTCTGCAGAGGCAGGCCGCGAGGAGTCTCATGGCACCAGCCGGCGCCGCCGGCCAGAGGCGAAGCAGGTCGCCCGGGAGGTCCAGCGCCTACTGACGGTATTGCAGCAGGACATGAGCGTGGGGGTTATCACCTTTTATGCAGCCCAGCGCGACTGCATTTTCGAGGAACTCGCTGGGCTTGGCATCTCCGAAAAAGGGGAGGGTGGCTGGCGGGTGCGTCCCGAGCATGCGGCCAATGTGCAGTGCGCCGAGCGGCTGCGCATCGGCACGGTGGATGCCTTCCAGGGCAAGGAGTTCGATGTGGTGGTGCTGTCAGTGGTACGCAGCAATCCACTGCCTCTGGGCTTGCGTGAAGAGGCGGACAGCGAAGAGGCTTATGAAAAGCCAGCCAGCCGCAAGTACGGCCACCTGCGCACCTCGAATCGCCTGAACGTGGCCATGAGCCGCCAGCGTCGGCTGCTGGTGGCTGTGGGTGATCAGGCCATGTTCAGCGGCAAGGCGGCCTGCCAGGCCGTCCCCGAAATGAACGCCTTTCTGGAACTTTGCCAACAGGAGGCTCAGCATGTCAGCGCCTGA
- a CDS encoding AAA family ATPase: MAKKNKPNYPNQKAYAAGTTPAPASSSAPSGLFGRMFATVKQAAPVLKMDAPHWDEDQVKDLWGKLPTPEQLRFQVFTDQFTQLGTQMKEAHERFVAAESDFNAQQQAGDAKLAQEISRLGAEHQAISDGHAALSAEREHLRTTQAALENERAGLQQHRLAITRQEEHLTVREAELRGGLVAEREQSLAELRKQVSDLETLRNRLPADMDKERQTLLAQARLDAQALMASAEQHAATLHGREIRLNTLELELDKRNERQQMNEELLQVRCASLTKEIEEGFQRQLDDKEEQLQRRLKDLDKLHNRIDQQQSELDGLESLRDQVGDDPQRMLDELDALRQDKRALDREVQALRANRSEDDANELRSQRDRLQERLTKDENELFDLRHRESVWRSSVTEQQDWQKARKVLEKNRELLHDVVDRLQSDVDGMLSKQKENTVFPELTRMDLELIKPVHTDPVPELKHLVGDLQARILYAEPGKELHFRKEELQLFVGGLAMSQLHIFQGISGTGKTSLATAFAKAVGGECTIVPVQAGWRERADLLGHFNSFEKRYYERNTLQALYRAQTEADQDRLHIVLLDEMNLSRPEQYFAEFLSAMELSERDRWINLMEARPAHGAPTKLRNGRDILLPPNLWFIGTANHDETTNAFADKTHDRAFVLELPKQDTVKEKIAKPQSRASWSFESLNRQFNKARDKYKDQIAELQTLINQSSLTTLLSETFRLGWGNRLESQMQRFVPVVLEAGGSEALAVDHLLASRMFRDGKVIGRHDVDANKLHQVEDALRVMWEDCELTGEPTRCLAALESDIERLDSGR; the protein is encoded by the coding sequence ATGGCAAAAAAGAATAAACCGAATTATCCGAACCAAAAAGCTTACGCTGCGGGTACGACACCCGCACCTGCATCTTCATCTGCGCCGAGTGGGTTGTTCGGGCGAATGTTTGCGACGGTTAAACAGGCCGCCCCTGTGCTGAAAATGGATGCGCCACATTGGGATGAAGATCAGGTCAAGGATTTATGGGGAAAACTGCCCACACCAGAGCAGCTTCGGTTCCAGGTCTTTACTGATCAGTTCACACAACTTGGAACTCAGATGAAGGAAGCGCATGAGCGCTTCGTCGCTGCGGAATCGGATTTCAACGCGCAGCAGCAGGCTGGGGACGCCAAACTGGCGCAGGAAATTTCCCGACTTGGCGCCGAACACCAAGCGATCAGCGATGGCCATGCTGCGTTGAGTGCAGAGCGTGAACACTTGCGCACCACCCAGGCAGCGTTGGAGAACGAGCGAGCCGGACTGCAGCAACACCGTCTGGCCATCACCCGCCAGGAAGAACACCTTACCGTTCGGGAGGCCGAACTGCGTGGTGGCCTGGTGGCCGAGCGTGAGCAGTCGCTCGCAGAGCTGCGCAAGCAGGTGTCCGATCTGGAAACGCTGAGAAACCGCCTTCCTGCCGACATGGACAAGGAGCGCCAGACATTGCTGGCCCAAGCCCGGCTGGATGCACAAGCCTTGATGGCCAGTGCCGAGCAACATGCCGCCACGCTGCACGGACGGGAAATCAGGCTCAATACGCTGGAGCTGGAGCTGGACAAGCGCAATGAGCGCCAGCAGATGAACGAGGAGTTGCTCCAGGTAAGGTGCGCGTCGCTCACCAAGGAGATTGAGGAAGGCTTTCAACGCCAATTGGATGACAAAGAGGAACAACTCCAGCGCAGGCTCAAGGATCTGGACAAGCTGCACAACAGGATAGACCAGCAGCAGTCAGAACTCGATGGCTTGGAGAGTCTGCGTGATCAGGTGGGAGACGATCCGCAGCGCATGCTGGATGAACTTGATGCCTTGCGGCAGGACAAGCGCGCTCTGGATCGGGAAGTGCAGGCACTGCGCGCCAATCGCTCGGAAGATGACGCCAATGAACTGCGCAGCCAGCGTGACCGGCTTCAAGAGCGGCTGACGAAAGATGAAAATGAACTGTTCGATTTACGTCATCGCGAGTCGGTGTGGCGCAGCAGTGTCACAGAACAGCAAGACTGGCAAAAGGCACGCAAGGTCTTAGAAAAAAATCGGGAACTGCTGCACGATGTCGTTGATCGCTTGCAGAGCGATGTGGATGGAATGCTCAGCAAGCAAAAGGAAAATACTGTATTTCCTGAACTGACCCGCATGGACCTGGAACTCATCAAGCCGGTTCACACCGATCCAGTGCCAGAGCTGAAGCACCTCGTGGGCGATTTGCAAGCGCGCATTCTGTATGCCGAGCCGGGCAAAGAGTTGCACTTTCGCAAGGAGGAGTTGCAGCTCTTCGTGGGCGGCCTGGCCATGAGCCAGCTGCACATTTTTCAGGGTATCAGCGGCACTGGAAAGACCAGCTTGGCGACGGCCTTTGCCAAGGCGGTGGGCGGGGAATGCACGATTGTGCCGGTGCAGGCGGGCTGGCGTGAGCGCGCCGACCTGCTGGGCCACTTCAACTCTTTCGAGAAGCGCTACTACGAGCGCAACACGCTGCAAGCCCTCTACCGCGCACAGACCGAAGCTGATCAGGATCGCCTTCACATCGTGCTGCTGGACGAGATGAACCTGTCGCGACCCGAGCAATATTTTGCCGAGTTCCTCTCGGCGATGGAACTGAGCGAGCGGGATCGCTGGATCAACCTGATGGAGGCACGACCTGCACATGGTGCACCGACCAAGCTGAGAAATGGACGCGACATCTTGCTTCCGCCCAATCTCTGGTTCATTGGCACGGCCAACCACGATGAAACCACTAATGCATTTGCCGATAAGACGCATGACCGGGCCTTTGTGCTGGAATTGCCCAAGCAGGACACCGTGAAAGAAAAGATCGCCAAGCCGCAGTCGCGTGCGAGCTGGAGCTTTGAGAGCCTGAACCGGCAGTTCAACAAGGCTCGCGATAAATACAAGGATCAGATTGCCGAGCTACAGACGCTCATCAACCAAAGCAGCCTGACTACTTTGCTCAGCGAAACATTCAGACTGGGCTGGGGCAATCGGCTGGAGTCGCAGATGCAGCGCTTCGTGCCGGTGGTGTTGGAAGCGGGCGGCTCTGAAGCGCTGGCCGTGGACCATCTGCTGGCCAGCCGCATGTTTCGCGATGGCAAGGTGATCGGCCGGCATGACGTGGATGCAAACAAACTGCATCAGGTGGAAGATGCACTGAGAGTGATGTGGGAGGACTGCGAGCTCACGGGCGAACCCACCCGTTGCCTGGCCGCACTCGAAAGCGACATCGAGCGCCTGGACTCGGGCAGATGA